ACATTAGTGGCAGGGCCCGAGCCTGGTGCGTGTACTGGGGGCGCAAGCACCAATAACAGTGAGCACTTAGTAGTACAAATAAATACCCAGCGTAGTGATGTACGTTTTAATGCATTAGATAGTAATGCCAATGTGTTTACACAAATTAGCTTTGATCCATTGGGCCGAGTAGATCAAAACTGCACCGTGCAATGTAAAATTGATATTGATTTGGCTGCTGTTTGTATTAGTGGCGAAGGGCTTATTTATGCCTGCCCTTAAACAGCGTGGCTTTACTTTAATTGAGTTAATTATTGGCATTGTCATGTTTGCTATTGCGCTCAGCATTATTACAGCTCTTATTGCGCCGCAAGCTAAGCAAAGCGCTGCGCCTATTATAGCTTTAAGGGCTTCAGAACTTGGCCAAGCATTAATGAATGAAATGCTTGGGAAGTCATTTGATGAACATAGTGAACGTTCCCCACCATTTAGACGCTGCTCCGAAACCAGTTTAGGCGCACAGCCATGTAGCTTAACTTCTGAGCTAGGCGCAGATAATACTGAAGTACGCTCAAATTTTAACGACGTGGATGATTACATCGCGCTTACAGGCCAGCCAATTAGCGATAGTTTAGGAAATACATTAGT
The sequence above is drawn from the Pseudoalteromonas espejiana DSM 9414 genome and encodes:
- a CDS encoding pilus assembly FimT family protein codes for the protein MNSSSNQRLRGFTLVELIITLVILGILSVTAVPKFLGSSTEDAYAYRDRLLNALRTVQLRAMQNTATTSCHTLYISTTLVAGPEPGACTGGASTNNSEHLVVQINTQRSDVRFNALDSNANVFTQISFDPLGRVDQNCTVQCKIDIDLAAVCISGEGLIYACP
- a CDS encoding prepilin-type N-terminal cleavage/methylation domain-containing protein — protein: MPALKQRGFTLIELIIGIVMFAIALSIITALIAPQAKQSAAPIIALRASELGQALMNEMLGKSFDEHSERSPPFRRCSETSLGAQPCSLTSELGADNTEVRSNFNDVDDYIALTGQPISDSLGNTLVPYADFSLSVQVQYDSDLNQATNNDGVAFKRITIEVTSPLGEVYGFSAYKGNY